The nucleotide sequence TTTTGCGCTCCGTCGACTTCGTCCTGATTCACGGCAACGGCCAAAAACCGGAACAGATCAGGGAGATGGTCCGAACGATCCGCTCGAAGCTGGAATCCTGGGGAACACCTAAGCCGATCGTCTTCAACGAGGACAGCATAAGCCTGGACAACATGGAGGCCGCTCTCGAGGAGGGGGCGAGCTGGGGGTATTTCGATATGGGCAGGAACAACTACAGGGACGGTTTCCAATCGCCGCCGACGAACTGGCTCATCAACACGCCGAGCAAGCGGGCCTTCTTCCGTAAGGCAGCCGGATGGATAAATATCACGCCGCCAAGGGGGAGGATTTATGAGATGGAGCGCATCCTCATAGCACGTCTCGATCCGAGGTTGAACCGCACGATCTGCATCGTCGGCGATATCAACGGCGATGGCAAAGAGGACGTGGTGATCGGCAGCCGCCAGAAAAGTAAAGACGGGCTTATCTGGCTGGAGCAGAGCGAACCAGACGATTGGCCCGTGCACGTCATAGACGAAGACGCGGAGAGGCTGGAATCGGGCGGAGCGCTGGGAGATGTAGACGGAGATGGACGGCTTGATTTCATGGCGGGCGGCGATTGGCGAGGCGCGCCACAGCTTTGGTGGTGGAAACAGCCCGCCGACCCCATACAAAGGTGGCAGCGATATGCCATCGGAACGTTCGCTCCTAAATTCCACACTCAGCTATGGGCGGATGTGGACGGCGATGGCAGAGGCGAGCTGGTAAGCTGGAATCAGGGACAAAAGGCGATCTTGTGGTTAAAACCGCAGGATGATCCGACAAAACCCTGGCAGGCGTTCACCGTCGCCCGCGAGGTGGAGGGTGAGGGATTAGCGTGGGCGGACGTGGACGGCGACGGGAGATGTGAACTTATAGCGGGGAATTTCTGGTTCAAGCCGGAGGAGGATGTGAGGGAGGAATGGCAACGCTTCCGGTTCGCTCAAGGCTACGTCGGAACAGTCGTGGAAGCCGCTGATCTGGACGGGGACGGACGGGCGGAGATCATACTCTCAGAGGGCGACGCGCAATATTTCGGACGTAAGGAGCAGGGACGTGTCGCGTGGTTCAAATCAGGCGCCGATCCGAGACAACTCTGGCGGGAACATGTGCTGGCAAGCGATCTGGTCGATCCGCATTCGCTCATCGTGGCCGATTTCACGGGCGATGGCCTGCCCGATATCTGCGTCATAGAGATGAACTTCACCGATCATCCGCAGGTTATACTCTTCGTCAATAAGGGCAGCGGGAAATTCGAGACGCATGTCGTCGATGAGGGCGTCGGCAGCCACGATGCTAAGCTCATCCACATCGACGGTAAACCCGCCGTTGTCGGGAAACCGTTCACAGGTAGATACTTGGGCGAAGTACATCTGTGGCTGTTAAAGAGCTGGTGAAATCGCCTGCGTTTCGCCCATCATTGGGAGCGTCCTTTAGTGTGATCTGTGATGGACGACGCTCCTACTTCCACATGTGTCGGTCTCCGGCTTCCCGTTTCCCACCCTCTTCTAATTCCATCCCACCGGTCCCTCGCTCCTCGCTGGCGAAAAGCGCTGAAAATCCCTATATGCGTGGTTGACAATTTGATATCCCGTAAGGGATAATTAGCCTGTCAACCAATTATCGATGAGGGCTGAGATGGAGATAGGTGGAGGACGAATCAACATCGCCAAGGGATTGGAACTGTTCCTTGGGATAACCGTTCTGAGCATTACGCTCTTTTTCGCTTTTATGGGCAGAGAGATGGTGAGGTACCTGGCATCGCTCAGGCCCTCATATGCCCTGGTGGGGGCAGGGCTGGCCTTTCTGATGTGGTGTTCGTCGGCGATGAAATTTCATCTTCTGCTCAAAGGCGTTGGGGAAAGGGTGAGTTTCTGGAGATCCTTCCAAGCTTTCATGGCTAATCTGTTTATGGGAGCTATAACCCCATCCCAAACTGGAGGGGGGCTCGCTCAGATATATCTTTTGACCAGAGCGGGCGTTCCGGCGGGGAAAGCCTTTATAGCTTGTACTACGGGGGCGGGTTTCACGATATTGGCTCTTTTCAGCTCGGCGGTCATCATACTTATATTAAACCACGGATTTATCTTTCAACTTGGATATCTCCTGAGGGCCTCCCTCATATTCGCCACCTTGCTCTTCGTTTTCTTCCTGTCTCTCTTCGCTTTGGCGATAGTGCGGATGAGATTCTTCAAGAGGCTGGTCGGATGTGCCTTCCTGGCGGTCGGTAAGGCGTTCAGGTTGAAACACAAGATAACCTATACGAAGAAGATGTTGAGAACGCTGGAGCTGTTTTCGGAGAGCATAAAGATCTATTCCACCACACACGCCCACTTGACCCTCCTGGCCGCCCTATTCAGCTATATATCCCTGGGAATTTACTGTCTGATGGCCAGT is from Candidatus Poribacteria bacterium and encodes:
- a CDS encoding VCBS repeat-containing protein gives rise to the protein MVVSIQGEQFMIDGEPTYADVPDVNSKALGTLLNSRMVQALFEDENPQTRHLWRYPDGSEFDPDRNTDEFIAVLPLYRAYGVIAFTINLQCGRPREGKQIWHVSGFNPDGSLKPAWLNRLKRVLDAAQQQRMIVILGLFYFGQDQRLHDEESVKNAALNVVDWLMQQGYRHVLLEIANECDHRDYDHDIIKPPRVVELIRLAQKRCGRKTPVSVSFCGGVIPPDEVLRSVDFVLIHGNGQKPEQIREMVRTIRSKLESWGTPKPIVFNEDSISLDNMEAALEEGASWGYFDMGRNNYRDGFQSPPTNWLINTPSKRAFFRKAAGWINITPPRGRIYEMERILIARLDPRLNRTICIVGDINGDGKEDVVIGSRQKSKDGLIWLEQSEPDDWPVHVIDEDAERLESGGALGDVDGDGRLDFMAGGDWRGAPQLWWWKQPADPIQRWQRYAIGTFAPKFHTQLWADVDGDGRGELVSWNQGQKAILWLKPQDDPTKPWQAFTVAREVEGEGLAWADVDGDGRCELIAGNFWFKPEEDVREEWQRFRFAQGYVGTVVEAADLDGDGRAEIILSEGDAQYFGRKEQGRVAWFKSGADPRQLWREHVLASDLVDPHSLIVADFTGDGLPDICVIEMNFTDHPQVILFVNKGSGKFETHVVDEGVGSHDAKLIHIDGKPAVVGKPFTGRYLGEVHLWLLKSW
- a CDS encoding flippase-like domain-containing protein, yielding MEIGGGRINIAKGLELFLGITVLSITLFFAFMGREMVRYLASLRPSYALVGAGLAFLMWCSSAMKFHLLLKGVGERVSFWRSFQAFMANLFMGAITPSQTGGGLAQIYLLTRAGVPAGKAFIACTTGAGFTILALFSSAVIILILNHGFIFQLGYLLRASLIFATLLFVFFLSLFALAIVRMRFFKRLVGCAFLAVGKAFRLKHKITYTKKMLRTLELFSESIKIYSTTHAHLTLLAALFSYISLGIYCLMASVILSGLGLNHSILNVVLIQMLLSFIAYFSPSPGASGVAEGGSYLLMSSIIPNSAMRGAYTLLWRFFTNYMGVTVGGLLFMYALNSGKKRFQKPR